In Serinus canaria isolate serCan28SL12 chromosome 5, serCan2020, whole genome shotgun sequence, the following proteins share a genomic window:
- the TNFAIP2 gene encoding tumor necrosis factor alpha-induced protein 2: MMKMLPFFQSPFGIRSGSEGCIDANRPFENTSPSVAEQVPACPEPSADDIWSRDQEKMRERPEAACRASRASSITSNESCISAGDSPEKGNKGIKGMLKSAFKIVKKTKPPSVKQVMDLLGEQKLCDAIQHLFALEKSLSSKSEEGLNTSQKDIESVYEVLKHKVFSTLKDSVLLAKTNPDLLQQAVEALKEQEKEDQNYLSENPPDQNLQFRPRKWKELWMATVKESVEARMKDTSRTPRTENLSAVGQNLLHMGKTMKEDLTVVAKYINKLYPPEFNVFSIYAELYHNYFASQAKKNAESQLEDKDIYLLLSWVHNFYPKDMRKDHALAMELDKVKLGSLLPSSLSKELENKYLDSEEVSVKNSLSRCLDKEIQIWKEDKEPEKLNGHFQSELLGIFVIQSIYSSQKRAEDISKAVGEELSRRLLKELPAFLRSYRDAFEDFKEKSKKHRYYKPILIANINNCWNFRDYTEKYVAEKDDSKADILSTLTDIENSGFDVLLQQLFAQLKPMYKKFTENKWDSSSEIMNEIIKTTSKHISDLQTLKDPFYHAIIEKIHARLVKEYIVRLLKRKVSLKTPAQQQTLAQHISKNAADLEVFCTSNGSQATWLNSALPKLAEIIRLQDLGAIKIEVATLATTYPDIRKRHLEAFLHIKANLSRSELKSILGYLADSTASTQPRAPLFSNINVS, from the exons atgatgaaaatgttACCTTTTTTCCAAAGTCCTTTTGGAATACGCAGTGGATCAGAGGGTTGCATTGATGCAAACAGGCCTTTTGAAAACACTTCACCATCAGTAGCTGAGCAagtccctgcctgtcctgaaCCTTCTGCAGATGACATCTGGTCCAGGGACCAGGAGAAGATGAGAGAAAGGCCAgaggcagcctgcagagcctcACGTGCCTCTTCCATCACCAGCAATGAGAGTTGCATCTCTGCCGGGGACAGCCCTGAGAAGGGAAACAAAGGAATAAAGGGAATGCTTAAAAGTGCatttaaaatagttaaaaagACCAAGCCACCCAGTG TCAAACAAGTTATGGATCTCCTTGGAGAGCAAAAGCTTTGTGATGCCATTCAACATCTGTTTGCCCTGGAGAAGAGTCTGTCAAGCAAAAGTGAGGAGGGACTGAACACCAGTCAGAAAGACATTGAGTCTGTCTATGAAGTTCTGAAGCACAAAGTCTTCAGCACCTTAAaggattctgtgctgcttgcaaaaacaaacccagatcTGCTACAGCAGGCAGTGGAGGCTCTGAAAGAACAGGAGAAAGAAGATCAGAACTACTTGTCAGAGAACCCACCTGACCAAAATTTGCAATTTAGACCtagaaaatggaaagaactCTGGATGGCTACAGTAAAGGAGTCGGTAGAGGCTCGAATGAAAGACACAAGCCGTACTCCTAGAACTGAGAACCTCTCTGCAGTTGGCCAGAACCTCCTGCACATGGGAAAGACAATGAAGGAAGATTTGACAGTGGTTGCCAAGTATATTAACAAGCTTTATCCTCCTGAGTTTAATGTGTTCAGCATATATGCAGAACTCTACCATAATTATTTTGCCTCCcaggcaaagaaaaatgctgagtCTCAGCTGGAAGACAAGGATATTTACCTTCTTCTCTCATGGGTGCACAACTTTTATCCAAA AGACATGAGAAAAGACCATGCTTTAGCCATGGAGTTGGATAAAGTTAAGCTCGGAAGCCTTTTGCCTTCAAGTCTGAGCAAAGAGCTTGAAAATAAATACCTTGACAGTGAAGAG GTTTCTGTCAAAAATTCACTGAGCAGATGTTTAGATAAAGAAATCCAAATATGGAAAGAAGACAAGGAACCAGAGAAGCTAAATGGGCATTTTCAGAGTGAACTGCTCGGAATATTTGTTATCCAG AGTATCTACAGCAGCCAGAAGCGAGCTGAGGACATCAGCAAGGCTGTGGGTGAGGAGCTGTCCCGTCggctgctgaaggagctgccaGCCTTCCTGAGGAG CTACAGGGATGCCTTTGAAGACTtcaaggagaaaagcaagaagCACAGATACTACAAACCTATACTGATTGCAAATATTAACAACTGCTGGAATTTTAG AGACTACACAGAGAAATACGTGGCAGAAAAGGACGACAGTAAAGCTGATATCCTCAGCACTCTCACTGATATTGAAAACAGCGGCTTTGATGTGCTGCTTCAACAGCTCTTTGCCCAGCTGAAG ccAATGTACAAGAAGTTTACGGAGAATAAGTGGGATTCCAGCAGTGAAATTATGAATGAGATCATTAAAACCACCAGCAAACATATTTCAGACCTCCAAACCTTAAAGGACCCGTTTTACCAT GCTATCATTGAGAAGATCCACGCCCGTTTGGTTAAAGAGTACATTGTGAGGCTGCTGAAGAGGAAGGTCAGCCTGAaaactccagcacagcagcaaactCTGGCCCAACACATCTCCAAGAATGCTGCTGACCTGGAAGTCTTCTGCACCAGCAAT gGATCTCAAGCCACGTGGCTGAATTCAGCGCTCCCCAAACTGGCTGAAATAATCCGACTTCAGGATTTAGGTGCTATTAAAATTGAAGTTGCAACACTCGCCACAACATACCCAGACATCCG CAAAAGGCACCTGGAAGCGTTCCTGCACATCAAAGCCAATTTGTCACGCAGTGAACTCAAGAGCATCCTGGGCTACTTGGCAGACAGCACAGCAtccacacagcccagggcccCACTCTTCTCCAACATCAATGTGTCCTAG